A genome region from Flavobacterium sp. CFS9 includes the following:
- a CDS encoding CopD family protein: protein MEYYNYLKSLHLIFVITWFAGLFYIVRLFVYQIEASEKPSPEKEILQAQYKIMTYRLWYIITWPSAILASIFAFWMLLFTDLGNAWLKMPWMHVKLCFVFLLYLYHLKCHQIFKQLQNDEVKYSNNFMRLWNEGATIILFAVVFLVVLKSAINWIFGVIGIILFSVLIMLGFRFYKRIRERK, encoded by the coding sequence ATGGAATACTACAATTACTTAAAATCACTGCATCTTATTTTTGTGATTACCTGGTTTGCAGGATTATTTTATATTGTGCGTTTGTTTGTATATCAAATTGAAGCCAGTGAAAAACCGTCTCCCGAAAAAGAGATTTTACAGGCACAGTATAAAATAATGACCTACCGTTTATGGTACATTATTACATGGCCCTCAGCAATATTGGCAAGTATTTTTGCTTTTTGGATGCTGCTTTTTACAGATTTAGGTAATGCCTGGCTTAAAATGCCATGGATGCATGTAAAATTGTGTTTTGTATTTCTATTGTATCTCTATCATTTAAAATGTCATCAGATTTTTAAACAATTACAAAATGATGAGGTGAAATATTCCAATAACTTCATGCGTTTATGGAATGAAGGTGCTACCATTATACTATTTGCAGTAGTTTTTTTAGTAGTTTTAAAAAGTGCTATCAACTGGATTTTTGGTGTGATCGGAATTATTTTATTCTCAGTTTTGATCATGTTAGGATTTCGATTTTATAAAAGAATAAGAGAGAGAAAATAG